From the genome of bacterium, one region includes:
- the ispF gene encoding 2-C-methyl-D-erythritol 2,4-cyclodiphosphate synthase yields MRTGLGFDIHRFAEGRRLILGGIHIPFEKGLSGHSDGDVLLHSLSDAILGAMGKPDIGYFFPDTDSKTEGIDSRRIVEKVLFIMREEGYYIENIDIIMLCEVPKLLPFSEAIKKNLSEILDIDTGKIGFKAKTYEGMGDIGSGDACACFVSVLIDRGRE; encoded by the coding sequence ATGAGGACAGGACTGGGGTTTGATATACACAGGTTTGCAGAAGGAAGAAGGTTGATACTCGGTGGTATCCATATACCTTTTGAAAAAGGGCTTTCAGGTCATAGTGATGGAGATGTCCTCTTACATTCCCTCTCAGATGCAATCCTCGGTGCAATGGGAAAGCCGGATATAGGGTATTTCTTTCCTGATACAGATAGCAAAACAGAAGGGATTGATAGCAGGAGAATTGTTGAAAAGGTGCTTTTTATAATGAGGGAAGAGGGATATTATATAGAAAATATTGATATTATTATGCTCTGTGAAGTTCCTAAACTCCTTCCTTTTTCCGAAGCAATAAAAAAGAACCTTTCAGAGATACTTGATATTGATACAGGGAAAATTGGTTTTAAGGCAAAGACATATGAAGGGATGGGAGATATAGGAAGTGGCGATGCATGTGCCTGTTTTGTATCAGTGCTTATAGATAGAGGTAGAGAGTAA
- a CDS encoding M23 family metallopeptidase: MLIVLSPFIFLKIKHINPFRIQYKIIEGYIAEGDILGEVLLSNGLPDSQASAITEELKKVFDVRKCRIGDRWELYFSEEGQFVKFIYYDGPIDFYVVEFNPDSNTYFASAKQIEVEKKVCGVSGRIASSLYESMIALNINPELIIQFAEIFASKVDFFTDCQTGDTFTLLWDAYVDKKGNSLKDVRIVAASYTSSDNTFYGFFFEPPDGRCGYYDENGKSVETAFLKAPLNYRRISSYFSYRRLHPIYRVYRPHLGIDYSAPKGTPVSSIGDGTVQFSGWKKGLGKTVIVRHPNGYTSWYGHLSKVSVSGGKKVRKGQVIGYVGATGVATGPHLDFRLQKGGRFVNFLAIKMPPSYPLEEKYLPEFNEMKDMLISRMESIKEEHTIVIVEEKK, encoded by the coding sequence ATGTTGATTGTCCTATCACCATTTATCTTCCTCAAAATAAAACATATAAATCCATTCAGGATACAATATAAGATTATAGAGGGATATATTGCAGAAGGGGATATTTTAGGAGAGGTTCTTCTGTCAAATGGGTTACCTGACTCTCAGGCATCAGCAATTACAGAAGAGTTAAAAAAGGTATTTGATGTTAGAAAGTGCAGGATAGGTGATAGATGGGAGCTTTATTTCTCTGAGGAAGGGCAGTTTGTAAAGTTTATATATTATGATGGTCCTATTGACTTTTATGTTGTGGAGTTTAACCCTGATAGCAATACATATTTCGCTTCTGCAAAACAGATAGAGGTTGAAAAAAAGGTATGTGGAGTTTCTGGAAGGATAGCAAGTTCTTTGTATGAAAGTATGATAGCTCTTAACATCAATCCAGAACTCATAATCCAGTTTGCGGAGATTTTTGCATCAAAGGTGGACTTTTTCACTGACTGTCAGACAGGGGATACATTTACACTTTTATGGGATGCCTATGTAGATAAGAAAGGTAATTCTTTGAAAGATGTGAGGATAGTGGCAGCATCTTATACCTCTTCTGATAATACCTTTTATGGTTTTTTCTTTGAACCTCCTGATGGAAGATGTGGGTATTATGACGAAAACGGAAAGAGTGTAGAAACAGCTTTCTTAAAAGCACCACTGAACTACAGAAGAATATCCTCTTATTTTTCATACAGACGGCTTCATCCGATATACAGGGTCTATAGACCACACCTCGGTATTGATTATTCTGCTCCGAAAGGAACACCTGTTTCATCCATAGGAGATGGGACAGTGCAGTTTTCTGGATGGAAGAAAGGGCTGGGAAAGACAGTTATAGTGAGGCATCCGAATGGTTATACATCCTGGTATGGGCATCTTTCAAAGGTATCTGTTTCAGGAGGTAAGAAGGTGAGGAAAGGGCAGGTGATAGGTTATGTCGGAGCAACAGGTGTTGCAACAGGTCCTCATCTGGATTTCCGTCTACAGAAAGGAGGAAGGTTTGTTAACTTTCTTGCAATAAAGATGCCTCCTTCATACCCGCTTGAAGAAAAATATCTTCCGGAATTTAATGAAATGAAGGATATGCTTATAAGCAGAATGGAGTCCATAAAAGAAGAACACACAATAGTCATAGTTGAAGAGAAAAAGTAG
- a CDS encoding LacI family transcriptional regulator — protein sequence MYNVNFYEIYKMDIKKIAKECGVSIATVSRVLNNRPDVAEETRKKILEVIEEYEFVPNRLAKSFVQKKTFTIGITPPAMLSPMFADTFFPLLISGMEEPLSSEKYNLLVLYATPSEVQKKTYFVNLFKSKQLDGLILLNVGEDNPAFILLEEKGYPYVSTGRISNNQKGSFIDTDNIKRTYKV from the coding sequence ATGTATAATGTAAATTTTTACGAAATATATAAAATGGATATAAAAAAGATAGCAAAAGAGTGTGGGGTTTCAATAGCAACAGTTTCAAGGGTACTGAATAATAGACCAGATGTTGCAGAGGAAACGAGAAAGAAAATATTGGAAGTAATAGAAGAGTATGAGTTTGTTCCCAATCGTCTGGCAAAGAGTTTTGTTCAAAAGAAAACATTCACTATCGGAATTACGCCTCCTGCTATGCTATCTCCTATGTTTGCAGACACTTTCTTTCCTCTTCTGATCAGCGGTATGGAAGAGCCACTATCCAGTGAAAAATATAACCTTTTGGTACTTTATGCTACACCATCAGAGGTGCAGAAAAAGACATATTTTGTAAATCTGTTTAAAAGCAAACAGTTGGACGGGTTAATCCTTCTGAATGTAGGAGAAGATAACCCTGCCTTTATACTTTTAGAAGAGAAAGGATATCCTTATGTGTCTACAGGTAGAATAAGCAACAATCAAAAAGGGAGTTTCATAGATACAGACAATATAAAACGGACATATAAGGTATAA
- the rlmD gene encoding 23S rRNA (uracil(1939)-C(5))-methyltransferase RlmD — protein sequence MGIILASRSPRRQELLRQITDGFVIVPSCVDESKIEEKDPVRFAVKAAVLKAKDVADKYPDDTVIGADTVVVLGNKIIGKPKDEEDARRILKMLSGTKHRVITGMAVYRKKDNKLLTGYEVSYIKFKDLSDDDIEEEIGKKEYMDKAGAYAIQSVGDRFVEELKGDYNNVVGLPVKKLKVLMDIFDTPEEEIEIVDMAFPERWAVGKSRGMVIFVSDAVLGDKVKVNITERKKKFAYGMVKEIVVISPYRIEPLCKHFGLCGGCTMQNLLYEKQLQLKGRYLLNTIQKIAGRNILSGVNVFPVVPSPDIFYYRNKMEFAFGEKDGSIVLGLKERMARSSGYYKNTIPLSECSIFSDTVQDIFPVFTHFVKKTGLGVYDTYTHQGFFRHLVVREGKKTGERMILMVTRSGEPPDMTGLLEVMPKSVKSLWWVENNRISDVVAFERKHNLYGSPFITEEIGGLKFRITPQCFFQPNTKAAALLYTQIKEELKEAGVEYLLGLYCGSGVMEIFLSSAVKQTSGIDIEPSNIEAAEENCRINNIKNCKFYQCSVEDIFSRKFKGELKEPDAVIVDPPRAGLSGKAMKNIISLKSKRIIYVSCNVPAFARDAAVLYQTGYHLEKIYSFDFFPHTPHLETLGIFMRK from the coding sequence ATGGGAATTATACTTGCTTCAAGGTCACCGAGAAGGCAGGAATTGCTCAGACAAATCACAGATGGGTTTGTTATTGTTCCTTCCTGTGTAGATGAGTCAAAGATAGAAGAAAAAGACCCGGTAAGGTTTGCTGTAAAAGCAGCAGTATTGAAAGCAAAAGATGTGGCGGATAAATATCCAGATGATACGGTTATAGGTGCGGATACTGTTGTTGTACTGGGTAATAAAATTATAGGTAAACCGAAGGATGAAGAGGATGCGAGAAGGATTCTAAAGATGTTGTCAGGTACTAAACACAGGGTAATAACAGGGATGGCAGTATATAGAAAAAAAGATAACAAACTTCTTACAGGCTATGAGGTAAGTTATATAAAATTTAAAGACCTGTCAGATGATGATATAGAGGAAGAGATAGGGAAAAAAGAATATATGGACAAGGCAGGCGCATATGCAATCCAGTCGGTTGGTGATAGATTTGTTGAGGAACTGAAAGGGGATTATAACAATGTTGTTGGGCTTCCTGTAAAAAAATTGAAGGTGCTTATGGATATATTTGATACCCCTGAGGAGGAGATAGAGATTGTGGATATGGCTTTTCCAGAGAGATGGGCAGTGGGTAAAAGTAGAGGTATGGTGATTTTTGTATCCGATGCTGTCCTGGGCGATAAAGTTAAGGTAAACATTACAGAAAGAAAGAAAAAATTTGCCTATGGTATGGTAAAAGAAATTGTTGTGATATCTCCTTACAGGATAGAACCATTATGTAAACACTTTGGTTTGTGTGGCGGATGTACAATGCAGAATCTTTTATATGAAAAGCAATTACAACTTAAAGGTAGATACCTTTTAAATACCATCCAGAAGATAGCGGGGAGGAATATTCTCAGTGGTGTCAATGTTTTTCCTGTCGTTCCTTCTCCAGATATTTTTTACTACAGGAACAAGATGGAATTTGCCTTTGGAGAGAAGGATGGTAGTATAGTTCTCGGACTTAAGGAAAGGATGGCTCGCTCATCTGGATATTATAAAAATACCATACCTCTTTCAGAATGCAGTATATTCAGTGATACAGTACAGGATATATTTCCCGTATTTACACATTTTGTAAAAAAGACAGGGTTAGGGGTTTATGATACATATACACATCAGGGGTTTTTTCGCCATCTTGTAGTAAGAGAGGGAAAGAAAACAGGAGAAAGGATGATATTAATGGTTACAAGGAGTGGAGAACCCCCTGATATGACAGGACTGCTGGAGGTTATGCCGAAGAGTGTTAAAAGTTTGTGGTGGGTTGAGAACAACCGTATATCAGATGTTGTGGCATTTGAGAGAAAACATAATCTTTATGGGAGTCCATTTATAACAGAGGAGATAGGAGGGTTAAAGTTCAGGATAACTCCTCAGTGTTTTTTCCAGCCGAATACAAAGGCAGCAGCACTTTTATACACACAGATAAAGGAAGAACTAAAAGAGGCAGGTGTAGAATATCTTCTCGGACTTTACTGTGGCAGTGGGGTTATGGAGATTTTTTTATCATCCGCAGTAAAACAAACTTCAGGGATTGATATAGAACCATCAAATATAGAGGCAGCAGAAGAGAATTGCAGGATAAATAATATTAAAAACTGTAAGTTCTATCAGTGTTCTGTGGAAGATATATTCAGTAGAAAGTTTAAAGGGGAATTGAAAGAGCCAGATGCAGTGATTGTTGACCCGCCGAGGGCGGGTTTAAGCGGGAAAGCGATGAAAAACATTATCTCTCTAAAGAGTAAAAGGATAATATATGTTTCCTGTAATGTCCCTGCCTTTGCGAGAGATGCTGCAGTGCTCTACCAGACAGGATACCATCTTGAAAAAATATATTCTTTTGACTTTTTCCCGCATACTCCACACCTTGAGACATTAGGGATATTTATGAGGAAGTAA
- a CDS encoding sensory rhodopsin transducer, translating into MRNEKKGLVWVIPDGDLPPPGKGKIKGHESLIIINTGKKKAEITIDIYFEDKPPVKGIKDVVEAERVRCFRLDKPIGKQKYRIPYGQYGMVVKSNVPVVVQFGRADVRQPNLAYYCTMAYSVR; encoded by the coding sequence ATGAGAAATGAAAAGAAAGGACTTGTATGGGTGATACCAGATGGAGACCTTCCACCACCTGGAAAAGGAAAGATAAAAGGACATGAATCTCTTATTATCATTAACACAGGGAAGAAGAAAGCAGAGATTACCATTGATATATATTTTGAAGATAAGCCACCTGTGAAAGGAATTAAGGATGTGGTGGAGGCAGAGAGGGTAAGGTGTTTCCGTCTTGATAAGCCGATAGGGAAACAAAAATACAGGATACCTTATGGTCAATATGGAATGGTTGTAAAAAGCAATGTCCCTGTCGTGGTGCAGTTTGGCAGGGCAGATGTGCGACAGCCAAACCTTGCATACTACTGTACGATGGCATATTCTGTGAGATAG